The following proteins are co-located in the Pochonia chlamydosporia 170 chromosome 6, whole genome shotgun sequence genome:
- a CDS encoding GLEYA domain-containing protein: MKVRILIASVIARALFVAALPSASEAPDLTKCVPGLRWAYYKLSRGDVVQPGKLTQHSLLNYQRDGDAWAKTLDIPTLLRGQTPAVAGTTAKLGTGPPNNVGSLTTAVYGTPLDLSNAVVQHIGYFYAKNAGSYLFKLATSDTIYLWLGNKAKSGFNSANADVITMGRINGPDYYDFRYNAAANSYIPIRILYVSAQDSTPSAASQYGFYFEIRDTSNNIFVDPWTAATDQLTPSCSSSSEAKPFEFQEESFSVQNLAALGELPQLDESQKDTLSKLVTLALDSNTVQSFVTAKLPVTLSAIDGVTKRIGAPVLENLDSLPSRPATIVFTFLGDFLSCTIQGKTLNEAYDCATRAVSALGDSRTVVVPERCNNPLGQLEIPFTGGWPARCHDPTSTQHPEGNWMRRALFRGLCKTGNLLMGSKFAEADRVRGRSCDDRFPSDADISKIKDAHLKAKMELALTGLIDYHKQVQARVDEGGVVTSGDVEKAAEYIAQGAFPSYEGKDKEEAMQLARLFMGNVQSAVHLQQWASQPVAIVQIIPMDQVAIKKALEITNTRYPGLFQDTALEGNQLCYSAQEVLKLPFSNRDRVSESLIYIEQTMRKNVRTCKGCPRGGGKWAFACGRSI; this comes from the coding sequence ATGAAGGTCCGTATCCTCATCGCCTCGGTTATAGCCCGGGCTCTTTTTGTTGCAGCTTTACCAAGCGCATCTGAAGCACCAGATTTAACCAAGTGTGTTCCCGGGCTACGATGGGCATACTATAAATTAAGCCGTGGTGATGTTGTCCAACCTGGAAAACTCACCCAGCACAGTCTCTTGAATTATCAACGAGATGGAGATGCCTGGGCAAAGACATTGGATATTCCTACCCTCTTGAGAGGGCAGACTCCTGCTGTGGCCGGCACTACAGCTAAGCTCGGTACCGGTCCACCCAACAACGTTGGATCTTTAACTACTGCGGTCTACGGGACACCCCTCGACCTCAGCAATGCAGTTGTTCAGCATATTGGATACTTCTATGCAAAGAACGCTGGGTCTTATCTTTTCAAGCTCGCTACTAGTGATACTATATATCTTTGGCTTGGTAATAAGGCCAAGTCGGGCTTCAATAGCGCGAATGCCGACGTAATTACAATGGGGCGAATAAACGGACCAGATTATTACGATTTCCGGTATAATGCCGCTGCGAACAGCTACATTCCCATTAGAATACTCTACGTTAGCGCGCAAGACTCGACAccatctgctgcttctcaatATGGTTTTTACTTTGAAATTAGGGATACTAGTAacaacatctttgtcgaCCCTtggacagcagcaacagacCAGCTCACCCCGAGTTGTAGCAGCTCGAGCGAAGCTAAACCATTTGAATTTCAGGAAGAGAGTTTCAGTGTACAGaacttggcagccttgggAGAGCTACCGCAGCTTGACGAGTCACAAAAGGACACCCTTTCCAAGCTTGTAACTTTAGCTCTAGATTCCAACACAGTTCAAAGCTTCGTCACGGCGAAACTACCAGTCACACTATCAGCAATCGACGGTGTGACCAAGAGAATAGGAGCTCCAGTACTCGAGAACTTGGACTCATTACCTAGTCGACCAGCAACTATTGTGTTTACGTTCCTAGGGGACTTCTTATCCTGCACCATTCAGGGCAAGACCCTTAATGAGGCATATGACTGTGCTACAAGAGCTGTTAGCGCACTCGGGGACAGCAGGACTGTCGTGGTACCAGAGCGTTGTAACAACCCGTTGGGCCAGTTAGAGATTCCCTTCACCGGTGGCTGGCCGGCAAGATGCCACGACCCCACGTCAACGCAGCATCCAGAAGGGAACTGGATGAGGCGCGCTCTGTTTCGCGGCTTGTGCAAGACGGGTAATTTGCTAATGGGATCTAAATTTGCAGAGGCTGACCGCGTACGCGGCAGATCCTGCGACGATAGATTTCCGTCTGATGCCGATATTtccaagatcaaggacgCGCAtctcaaggccaagatggaattGGCATTGACTGGGCTTATTGACTACCATAAGCAAGTTCAAGCCAGGGTGGACGAAGGCGGCGTGGTGACCTctggtgatgttgagaaggccGCTGAATACATCGCCCAAGGGGCCTTCCCATCGTATGAAGGCAAagacaaggaagaggcaaTGCAACTAGCCCGCTTGTTTATGGGTAATGTGCAGTCGGCAGTACACCTCCAGCAGTGGGCCTCTCAACCTGTTGCCATAGTACAGATCATTCCCATGGACCAAGTAGCTATCAAGAAGGCGCTCGAGATAACAAATACACGGTACCCAGGTTTGTTCCAGGATACAGCTCTTGAGGGAAACCAGTTGTGCTATTCGGCTCAAGAGGTTTTGAAATTGCCTTTTAGTAACCGGGACAGAGTCTCTGAGTCGCTTATCTACATCGAGCAAACCATGCGGAAGAACGTGCGAACATGTAAAGGCTGCCCCAGAGGAGGCGGTAAATGGGCCTTTGCCTGCGGCCGGAGCATCTAA
- a CDS encoding cellulose-binding domain, fungal (similar to Metarhizium robertsii ARSEF 23 XP_007825549.1), whose protein sequence is MYIYPALSAILMANAIKGSVILPRQQAGSCGQKPASQEFIDFAKSLHSPNSSLTNRQEQGGYNFNVYANVVFSEENSRGGFVSEENVKKNIDTMNRHYSRSGISFTLVGTKYTNQRTWAQGQDDGGMKRQLRQGSYADLNLYYIASIPDGASGFCTFPMPGRGRRIGGDALARDGCVMLARTVPGVEGWTKQDMVTTHEVGHWLGLRHTFEGCGVGDGIEDTFPQERPTGQCTNRGKGGNSQPTVQACGALQYSNELNFMDYSPCSVEFTLGQEQRMREIAQSRLEIAGGQAGGPLRVLSRHQTQIKLPAGTLLLSWPQIKLPAGALLNPMSGVNAVEEVGPAQLVVLRVLSVINKTTGIRSADPQCKDLVDVAAFYHK, encoded by the exons ATGTATATTTATCCGGCATTGAGCGCCATCTTGATGGCAAACGCCATCAAGGGCAGCGTGATACTCCCGCGACAGCAGGCAGGATCATGTGGTCAAAAGCCTGCCAGCCAAGAGTTCAtcgactttgccaagtcACTGCATTCCCCCAATTCGAGCCTTACAAACCGCCAAGAGCAAGGGGGGTACAACTTTAACGTGTATGCAAATGTGGTATTCTCCGAGGAGAACAGCAGAGGCGGTTTCGTATCC GAAGAAAATGTCAAAAAGAACATCGACACCATGAACAGACATTACAGCAGGTCTGGAATCTCATTCACCCTGGTTGGCACGAAGTACACAAACCAGAGGACGTGGGCTCAAGGCCAGGACGACGGGGGAATGAAGAGACAACTGCGCCAGGGGAGCTACGCAGACCTGAACCTGTATTACATTGCCTCTATCCCGGATGGCGCCTCTGGATTTTGCACGTTTCCCATGCCTGGTCGCGGCAGAAGAATCGGGGGAGACGCCTTGGCAAGGGATGGATGCGTGATGCTTGCCCGAACTGTGCCTGGGGTGGAGGGTTGGACGAAGCAAGACATGGTTACTACCCACGAGGTCGGTCACTGGTTGGGCTTACGACATACTTTTGAGGgctgtggtgttggagatggtATTGAAGACACCTTTCCGCAGGAACGGCCAACTGGCCAATGCACGAATCGAGGAAAAGGTGGTAATAGTCAACCTACCGTCCAGGCATGTGGCGCGTTGCAGTATAGCAACGAGCTTAATTTTATGGATTACTC GCCATGTTCTGTTGAATTTACTCTCGGCCAGGAACAACGCATGAGGGAAATCGCACAGAGTCGTCTGGAAATTGCCGGAGGTCAGGCCGGAGGTCCG CTCCGCGTCCTGTCACGCCACCAAACCCAAATCAAGCTCCCGGCAGGAACTCTGCTCCTGTCATGGCCCCAAATCAAGCTCCCGGCGGGAGCTCTGCTCAATCCAATGTCTGGGGTCAATGCggtggaagaagttggacCGGCCCAACTAGTTGTGCTCAGGGTCTTGTCTGTGATCAACAAAACGACTGGTATTCGCAGTGCAGACCCGCAGTGTAAAGACCTTGTGGATGTTGCAGCATTCTATCATAAATAA